From a region of the Thermoplasmata archaeon genome:
- the mutS gene encoding DNA mismatch repair protein MutS yields the protein METPLMAQYYSIKKRFPDTILLFRVGDFYETFYEDAKLVSKELNIVLTSRNKEKSNIPLAGVPYHAIYSYLSKLIEKGYKVAICEQLEDPKKAKGLVKRDVIRVITPGTILDEQLLTKENNYLASLTVEKSGYGIVFVDISTNEMFGAEYEREQKNELISDILKYRPAEILAFDTEKEVEHEIEGKIKVSLTYFKDFYFDKKVAEKEICEQFGVPELRSIGLENKEHLQFAISLILKYIADTQKTKIKFIKNITIYESKEYMLLDYTTLKNLEIFDSIRNEKQNTLFGILDQCKTSIGSRTLKRWIQKPLLNPEHIKYRSDGVEVLYKNSIIRSVIFDILSKIGDLERINSRISFKTANPRDLITLKNCLKQVPYLKEMIKELDVKIIKDIYKNMDPLPDLSYLIEQAIIDNPPNNIESGGILKDGYNESLDQYRKTKKEGINWISSIEEKERRNSNIKNLKIGYNDLIGYYFEISTSNSNKVPAHFIRKQSLKNSERFTTPELQEKEYLIRSADENIVTLEKDLYLDILNILNNYIDKIQNLAQGIGQLDALNNLAELAVKRNYTKPIVDDTGIIELKDSKHPILDIIQEDVVANDLYMDSNENRFLIITGPNMAGKSTYMRQIAIIIIMAQIGSFVPAKNAKIGVVDKIFTRVGASDDVLRGQSTFMTEMIELSNILNSATSNSLVILDEIGRGTSTFDGLSIAWATAEYIHNTIGCKTLFATHYHQMIELEKFLNGIKNYYISVKETPEGLVFIRKIMRGGMSESYGIEVAKLAGLPTLLINRARQVLEKIESENVLEVKKQAKIFQSVFEIRDDNELLEELKKIDISALTPIEALNKINEWKKKIQG from the coding sequence ATGGAAACACCACTTATGGCACAGTACTATTCTATTAAAAAGAGGTTCCCCGATACAATATTACTTTTTAGAGTTGGCGATTTTTATGAGACCTTTTATGAAGATGCAAAATTGGTATCTAAAGAATTGAATATTGTATTAACTTCTAGAAATAAGGAAAAAAGCAATATACCGCTAGCCGGCGTGCCATATCATGCCATTTATTCTTATCTTTCAAAACTAATAGAAAAAGGATACAAGGTTGCAATTTGTGAGCAGTTGGAAGATCCTAAAAAAGCAAAAGGGCTCGTTAAGAGAGATGTAATAAGGGTGATAACTCCAGGCACTATACTTGATGAACAGTTGCTTACCAAAGAAAATAACTATTTAGCATCATTAACAGTTGAGAAATCTGGATATGGTATTGTTTTTGTGGACATCTCCACAAACGAGATGTTTGGTGCAGAATACGAAAGAGAACAAAAAAATGAGCTCATTTCCGATATTTTAAAATATCGTCCTGCGGAGATTTTAGCATTTGATACAGAGAAAGAGGTTGAACATGAAATAGAAGGAAAGATTAAAGTTAGCCTTACTTATTTCAAAGATTTTTATTTTGACAAAAAAGTGGCAGAAAAAGAGATATGTGAACAGTTTGGTGTGCCAGAGCTGAGAAGCATAGGACTAGAAAATAAAGAGCATCTTCAATTTGCAATAAGTTTGATATTGAAATACATTGCCGATACTCAAAAAACAAAGATTAAATTTATCAAGAATATTACGATATATGAGTCTAAAGAGTACATGCTCTTAGATTATACTACACTCAAGAACCTGGAGATTTTTGACAGTATAAGAAATGAAAAACAGAATACTTTATTTGGGATCCTGGATCAGTGCAAAACATCAATCGGGTCAAGGACATTAAAACGGTGGATACAGAAACCCTTATTAAATCCAGAGCATATAAAGTATAGAAGTGATGGGGTAGAAGTGCTGTACAAGAACAGTATAATTAGAAGCGTTATTTTTGATATTTTATCTAAGATTGGGGATTTAGAGCGAATAAACAGCAGAATATCTTTCAAGACTGCCAATCCCAGAGATCTTATTACCCTTAAAAATTGTTTGAAGCAGGTCCCTTATTTAAAAGAGATGATCAAAGAACTAGATGTTAAAATAATAAAAGATATATATAAAAACATGGATCCTTTGCCTGACTTAAGTTATTTAATAGAACAAGCAATTATAGATAATCCACCAAACAACATTGAATCTGGTGGAATACTGAAAGATGGGTACAACGAGAGCTTAGATCAATACAGAAAGACAAAGAAAGAAGGCATTAACTGGATATCGAGCATCGAAGAAAAAGAACGTAGAAACAGTAACATAAAAAATCTAAAGATAGGATATAATGACCTGATAGGATATTATTTTGAGATCAGCACATCTAATTCAAATAAAGTACCAGCTCATTTTATCAGAAAACAGAGTTTGAAGAACAGTGAAAGGTTTACCACTCCAGAATTGCAGGAAAAAGAGTATCTTATAAGATCAGCAGATGAAAATATAGTAACTTTAGAAAAGGATCTTTATTTAGATATATTGAATATATTAAATAATTATATTGATAAAATTCAAAATCTTGCTCAAGGAATAGGGCAGCTAGACGCTTTAAATAATCTGGCAGAGCTAGCAGTGAAGCGTAACTATACTAAGCCAATCGTTGATGATACCGGGATAATAGAATTAAAAGATTCAAAACATCCTATACTTGATATAATACAGGAAGATGTTGTAGCAAACGATCTGTATATGGATAGCAATGAAAACAGATTTTTGATTATTACAGGCCCTAACATGGCAGGTAAGAGCACTTATATGCGCCAGATTGCAATAATTATTATAATGGCACAGATAGGTTCATTCGTGCCCGCAAAAAATGCAAAGATAGGAGTTGTAGATAAAATATTCACACGCGTTGGAGCAAGTGACGATGTTTTAAGAGGTCAGAGCACATTTATGACTGAAATGATCGAATTATCTAATATATTGAATAGTGCTACAAGCAACAGTCTTGTAATACTTGACGAGATTGGAAGGGGGACCAGCACATTTGACGGGTTAAGCATTGCATGGGCTACTGCTGAGTACATACATAACACTATTGGCTGCAAAACGTTGTTTGCAACGCATTATCATCAGATGATCGAGCTAGAAAAATTTTTGAATGGTATTAAAAATTATTATATTTCTGTAAAGGAAACACCTGAGGGATTGGTATTTATAAGAAAGATCATGCGTGGGGGAATGAGTGAAAGCTACGGCATTGAAGTTGCAAAACTTGCAGGGCTTCCAACATTGCTGATAAATCGAGCCAGACAGGTACTTGAAAAGATAGAGTCTGAGAACGTGTTAGAAGTGAAAAAGCAGGCCAAGATATTCCAGAGTGTGTTTGAGATTCGCGATGATAATGAGCTGTTAGAAGAACTAAAAAAGATAGACATTAGTGCACTTACTCCTATAGAAGCATTAAATAAAATAAATGAGTGGAAAAAGAAGATTCAAGGA
- a CDS encoding NUDIX domain-containing protein, which yields MNLDKFTKKIELLNTDAAVVFLTDKHGFVLIKRKERIDDPWSGHMALPGGFKKAEETIMQAAERECFEEVGIKPEIEGSLGVYIPLNRKIRVQAFYAFCKKTEEFKISDEVEKAFWVDEKDLKKADDCYYYREYKIWGLTYRILSDIF from the coding sequence ATGAATCTGGATAAATTTACAAAAAAAATAGAGTTATTAAATACTGACGCCGCAGTGGTTTTCTTGACTGATAAACATGGATTCGTACTGATAAAAAGGAAAGAGAGAATTGACGATCCATGGTCTGGGCATATGGCATTGCCAGGCGGATTTAAAAAGGCCGAAGAGACTATAATGCAGGCAGCAGAACGAGAGTGCTTTGAAGAAGTTGGAATAAAGCCAGAGATAGAGGGTAGTTTGGGGGTATATATACCTTTGAACCGCAAGATTAGGGTTCAGGCATTTTATGCGTTTTGCAAAAAAACCGAAGAATTCAAGATTAGTGATGAGGTAGAGAAGGCTTTCTGGGTTGATGAAAAAGATCTTAAAAAAGCCGACGATTGTTATTATTATAGAGAATATAAGATATGGGGTTTAACATACAGAATACTTTCTGACATTTTTTGA